The Anoplopoma fimbria isolate UVic2021 breed Golden Eagle Sablefish unplaced genomic scaffold, Afim_UVic_2022 Un_contig_12022_pilon_pilon, whole genome shotgun sequence DNA segment tacaagtactactacaagtactactacaagtactactactgaaggactacaagtactacaagtactactactgaagGACTACTgaagtagtagtacttgtagtactaCTCATGgtactgtagtactacagtagtactGTACTCATGGTACTGTAGgactactgtagtactactcatggtactgtagtactactgttGTACTACtcatagtactgtagtactactcatagtactgtagtactactcatagtactacagtactatgagtagtactgcagtactactCATGGTACTGCAGTAGTACTCATGACTTGGACTATTGGAGCTCCCTCACACATGAGACCGATCACATGACCTCCTCCTGataaagtaaagaagtatataatgtgtataaGTACAACTCTGACCCACTTTACAAAGTAGGAAAGTACAAATAAACGTTCTTTCACATTAATTAATCTAAAATACTCTGCTGAGAAGTATCTGTTGGTAGTATTTAAACCCTGTATCGactgtgtactttgtgtgttttcgtgTACAGGTGCAGGGCTTCGACTGGAAGAACTGTGGTCGTCCAGACGCTCCGGCCCTCCTGAAGACTCTGACCGTTACTCCTGATCCCGTCTCCATCCCCGGAGACCTGCAGGCCTCAGCGTCTGGATCCACATCTGTGGATCTGGCTGCCCCGCTGCCTgtgagtacacacagtacatgtaggAGTATCATCTgtgagtacacacagtacatgtaggAGTATCATCTgtgagtacacacagtacatgtaggAGTATCATCTgtgagtacacacagtacatgtaggAGTATCATCTgtgagtacacacagtacatgtaggAGTATTAGCTgtgagtacacacagtac contains these protein-coding regions:
- the LOC129115670 gene encoding ganglioside GM2 activator-like encodes the protein MNKVLLLLVFISPGTSTSGLKRITKTQVQGFDWKNCGRPDAPALLKTLTVTPDPVSIPGDLQASASGSTSVDLAAPLP